Sequence from the Helianthus annuus cultivar XRQ/B chromosome 13, HanXRQr2.0-SUNRISE, whole genome shotgun sequence genome:
ctgatcgctgtatattcccctacgcgagcccgaactcccagctgaaggcgaTGTCATACCAGATCTTGATTTTTGAGCACGCCTTTTTGCGACATCTCTTCCATACTCAGGCcggtttgggcttggcgaatcatccaaaaggtcctcaaactcttgatctcgtgcatcagattgggcttgggacgaggcccttgaccttttggaagacgagTTGCTTTCGCTACCAATGGGGATATTCGCCCACTTTGGATGGGACTTACAAATCTctcaacaatgcatgaaacggaagtcggtcctcacatttgatttgaatgtgaccaatgcatttgtcacaatgtcagcttcggtttcaccactttttgggttttgctttgctttatttaaaaaaaccacTATATTTTGTAAGTTGCCCGCTAATCTCGCTCCACttcgaggataagctatcgttttcacgataagcCCCCCTTCCCAATTCTTCATAGAATACTCTACTAACCGCTTCCCACAGGGCGGTTCGATGTTGAGAATTttctattttaataaaaacaaaatttaatatattacaaagttatataaaaaataaccattaaTAAAATCAAAGTTTAAGAATACCTAAACTTGGATGTTGAGATTGTTGacaccaagccctcgccaatgcaacttcttcagcaacgacccatttttgttgttttcattTGATGGTTTCAAGTGCTTTATCcgcctcggtttttttcttatgacttctctttttgatgggtttcgatGCGGAAGAAGCAtcgttgggtggttgagtttcggggacggtttcggtttgtgaaaggtcgatgaaggttggtgaaaggttgatGGACGATTGTGTAAACGAGGTAGGTATCGAATCTtcggtgtgtgggaagttagtaaacaCACGATTCCCGATATACGATACATAACTTGCTTCACCGGGCATAgaagagtgtatgaaaaatggacgaggcattggacgattgggtggtgggctaggattattttcttggaatgcatACGGGTTGTTCGGGTCATAAGTACGGTTATAATGAtgcattttttcgttttgtagaaggagaattgaagatgattatagaagatgtggttgaatgtggtaaaaatggaagaaaaatgtgagttttatagtgaaaagataatttttttaacatagtcgttggccaacggctattttggtttggccattgagaaCCCGCCATGTCAGCTTGTCAAGATCGCCCCACGCCCAGCTTGAAACCCAAACCCAAGGGCCACGctccaacccaagcccacccaggGTGATGGCTTAGGCGTTTTCTTCCAATCCACgtcccaacccaagccccataccccataggtTTAAGGAttgaaaaaataaagaaaataacttTTCTCTTATGGATATGGATATATAATTTCTTTTTTTATGGATATGGATTTATTTGCTGTTAACAAGGTTTATTTTTAACTGATCTGTTGATAAAGGTAAAATCTTTAAATACCTAGGTATAGGAAAGTTTTGGGTTTAAGTCTTACTGACAATATATGATAAGTAATTAATTTGTGGAGATCACTGGTTTTCATAGGTTTCAAAGAAAACTAAAAACTTAGCAGTTGAAGAGGGAACTATTCtactaagaccacccgtagtgggaggttatttttcaaaaaaaagccaaaaaaaacgcCCCCACACCTATTACATAGGGCGTTTTGGggggttatttttgaaaaaaaaaattgtgttagCGTTATTATTAAAACGCCAAGAAGGGAGCGTGATGGGTTGACTGATCTTTGACTGGCCAATAAGAAATTAGttagcttttttttttgtttattgattggaaggggcattatttgggcattattcccactacgccacttttgcaataacgccacATGCTGACTGGgttgccacgtgtcggataatgtcccatggtgggggcattatttttcttaaccactacacatggtctaaggccacccgtagtggggcgtgattttaaaaaaaaaattgaaaaaaagtgTCCCCCATCCATTACACTAggcgttatttaaaaaaaaaaattcagaaattTGATTTTGGCGTTATTAAGAAAACGCTGCATAGCTCCATTTGATTCTTGCATGTGGCCAATGGGAGAAGAAGTGGGTTTGACTAGCTAATGATCATTTAGTTTGCCtttttttaatgattggaaggggcattatttgggcatttttcgcactacgccacttttgcaataacgccccatgctgactggactgccacgtgtcggataatgccccatggtgagggcattatttttcttaaccactacacatggtctaagggtCGATGGGGAAAACCATCATCTGATCACTCGGCACAAACCAATCAAGCTATGCCACCTCATATCCACTTTTCACGGGTTCTGGTGATCCAATGGGTTGGGGCAATGTTTCACACAATCACTTGATCACTTGGCACCTTCCAAAAATTTCCCTCACAATCCTTCACTTTTTCTCCCATCTAGGCGTGATGGTGAACACAGATAAACCATATACCGTGATCGCCACAGTTACGACAATGTGATAACATAAACCAATCCTTGGAATGCCCCGCCCCTACGATAATTAACTTATTTTCAAAACAGAGTTTTGTGGTGTTTCAATAAAAGATACTGTGGTACTTATATTATGTAATTTTAAAGTAAAGATATTGTGGTACTTGTATTATGTTATGTAATTTTAAAGGGATTAGAATATTTAGTGGTTCATTCGAATACCCTAATTAATCTGTGAAAAAGTGACTATTTATATCTACTAATTTGAAGGTAACATTAGTTTCCCAAGGTCACATGGTTCCATTTTAGTAAATATCGAACTTTATTGACAACTGAAATAACTTTCTTCATTTTTGGTATGTTTGGCATCAAAAACTGCTTTGTAGGTTCTCCATCTTCATCGATGTGATGGTGGCTTTGTTTGTAGGGATGCTAAGAAATTTAAAGcttatatctatactatataataaaagaaaccactttagggacacttgtcatcatattaggtcatctcttatagataattattattttaatttaatttcttctaattaattatagataactcttctactaaatattatttaatttaatattttgtattatagataaccctcaaactaaatattattagtttaattttttattaaaaatattgaACTACTAACACAACCATGAAAGTAAATTACGCATTGAGAAGACAATGGATCATGAATATGTAAAAACCTTTATCCATTTATGTAAGACATTCTCTAAGAAAAATATTGAGAAGAAAAATGGATTGAATGAAATTTAAAGCATAACTTGTataaataaaaaggaaattgGGCTTTGTATATGAAAGGAATAGAGCTAACTTTAGTGGACAATTATAATCAAAGCCCAAATCGATTCACTAAAAtggttttatttttttgaatcaCTTATATCTTTGACTTAAATCTATacaatatataataaaagaaaccactttaagGACATTTGTCATCAACTAAATAGAAATGAGTACTTGCTACGGATGAAGGagagatataactttttattatttaatatataaaattatatttattcaacctgtacaataaataaggtttttaaagatatattgttttattatttagtatataaaatttatttattcaaccccgtgtaatacacggggttataacctagtatatatataaatgagatggatttgggctaTGTGTCCTTTGTCTTTGGCCATCTAGGCTGATGTGGCAATATGGTTTAGGAGGGAATCCATTCTCAATACACTAAATCTTTAATTCACGCGGGATCCATTTTTGTTCGGGTCATTTGATACCCGTGTtttcggatatatatatataaaatccaCAGAGACAACTTTCTTTCCTATTCTCCCTGTAAACCCTAACCAAAAACTTCATCGCCGCTTTCATTTTTGTGGCAATCAGAGGTAACATAGTTGGATTCAAGTGATGTTGGTTTGATATGCCGACCATGATTCATCGCCGCTGATGCTTTCTGATTATCCTACCGGTAAAGTTCACCGATGATGGTGGTTCTACTTTCTCATTCATCCAATCCTACTGGTAAAGTTCACCGATTTGGGGTTTTTTGATGATATATGTAACCATTAAAGTAAATTTTATTCAAAGTTTCAAACTAAATCTTTGAAAATTTGATGAAGATTGCTGCTTCACGGTTTTAGGTAAGAGATTTATGGCGATTtgatgaacatttctgcttcttGGTGTTCTGGTAAGAGATTCATTACGCTTCATCATTTTCTTTCATTCGGAATGTTCTGCAAAGGTAAGCATTAGGGTCGTTTTTTTATTTCTTCAATTAGGGCTTCATTTTCTTATGATTAAATTCTTCTGTTCGTTTATGTTACATATATATGTGTCTTAATTGCCAGGCTACGAGCAAATGTAAGGGTTTTGAAGAACATGAAATTAGGGTTTAGTACTGATTAGTACCGATTTGGATATGGAATTAATTTTAAATTAATCCAGTAATTCAATCCCTTGAATCAAATATAGATATTTATCATATTCTGATATTCATCTTATCGTTAATGAGATGAATGCTTGGATTTCAAAATTCGGTTTCATTTAGTTTGCGTAACAAGATAATTTGCTTAATGAAAAGTGAGAAGGAAAAGAAGTCATAGGGTAACTGAAGGATCTATTACTATTGTCCATTCCATTTCCGTCCATTTCCGTGTCTTTTTCATTCTTATTACATATTTATATGTCACTGAACGATGGGATAATGTATCTAGAGACCATGCGTTTTTTCAAACAAATTTGTTAAGGCGGCCCATATTAAGAAAAAACAACTTTATTGGCCACAAAAGTTTGTATATGTTTTTGTATATACCAATTCCGCAAAACTAATACTGGAATAATATAAAATGACAAAAACACCCCTAATTTTTTACAAACTAAGTTAGTATCGTATAATGATCAAAATCTGAAAAGCCACCCTTCTATCATTTCTAAGAAGAGAAATATGCATTGTAATGAAGGATGTTTTAAGAGTTTTTTTAAAGTTAGAACTGTTTTAGCCATTTTATGATTTTCCGGCACAAATGTGACCTCAATTTCTATAAAGAAAAAAAGTACATATTTTCCTATCATGTAAGATTGTTATTACAAACAGGTCGCCTTAATGAAAGTCAATACTTGGATAGCCTTCACACATATTAACTGTGTATTAACTGTATAACATGCTTCAGCTGATCGTCTTCTTCATTGCATTTTATCTGATTAACTACTATTATGTATGTGGAATCGTGGACTGCAAAAATGGTATTAGTTTTTTAGATTTTAAGCTAAAGTAGCAGCCGAAGGTTTATAATCCAGTTTCCTTTGCATTCATATATACTATCTTCTATAAAATTTGAAGATTAATGGGCTTTTGTTAAATTTGCAGCTTTATTTAATGGGCTTTTGTGGAATTATGGAATTATCATCGATGAAAATCATTGTCCATCATTCTACAgcggttttttattttttattttgagtTATATAATCTGCACATCCTTTCATGAACTATCATGCTTTTGTTTTATGCATGAATTATCATACTGTTGTTTTATGCTTTTCAAGACTGATATAATCCGATTTGGGTTCCTTAATCGACAGATTTGAAGCTCTTTGGGTTTTGGTCAAAGTTGTCATATATACAATCAATGAGATTCATATTCATCGATCGATTGTAAGAGTTAACACTAACCTTTTTCCTTTTCATATTgttcatatattttatcttaaaTCGTTGATTTTGATGTTATTAATGATGGTTGCATTTTGTTCAATTAGAAAGAGGAAGAGTacatcatcaaattgaaggtatGAGTTATGGATTCCAGTTCTGTTAGTAATCCTTTCAAAATGTATTCATATACAGATTATTGACAACTATAAAGTTGATTCCTCTTCACTTTTTGTTGTGTTGGGGAATTAGGGTTATGGAACTATAAAGTGGTATGATTTAATCATACCATGTTGTCATACACATTTTGATAGTAATCCTTTCAAAATGTATTTTATACACATTTTGATAGTAATCCTTTCAAAACTTTAGCATTTTGATATGACAAATGTTAACTCATACTATAAAGTGGTTGATTCCTCTTCCCTTTTTGCCATGTGTTTAACAACATGGTATGATTTATTAAAACTTTGTTTTTTTGTTTCATGTATGTTAATATCTTAGTCAACTTTGAATTGTGCATAACTATTTTGGCTATGTGGTTAAAAAGAGCTATTTTTATAGTGATTTTAGCTTATTTTTGTTGTTTATATTGTTTGGTAGGTATCCTAACATGTCAGAAGAGGAATTTGCTGAGTGCTGCCCTGTTTGCCTTGACAATTGCAACTGTAAAGCGTGCTTGCGTGATGTGCACCCTAAAGTTTGTTCTTGCACCTTTTCATCTGTTATATAACATATTATTGTTCCCATATAAGACTTGCAATGCTGAATCTTTTGGTGGCTTTTAGGTCAAGAAAAAGATTGATTTTAAACCTAGCAGTGAGCAGAAGTAAATTAATGTGATTCGGATCGGGTTAGAGGGTATAACGGTTAATGATGCAAATAAGTAAGATATATAATGACTGATTTGATTAATGAGGTTTTTGATTGTTTGGTTTAACGAGTTGATGTTTTGATTGTAGACCGTTTAATGGAGTCTGTTCTATGCTCGAGGATATGCTGTGTTGAATAAAGATGAGTTGGTTCAGTTGGCATTTGATGCTATTTAGTTAGTCAATTCGGTAAGATTGGTTTAAAGAATTTATTAACCTTCCCAATGCATATAAAATTATCAAAAATAATGAGATGAGTTGGTTCAGGGTATTACTTGGACTTGCGACAACATTAATTTTTATTATGCGTTTGTACATTCTACGATTCTCGTGCAGGTTACTTTTAACTGGTGTCGTAAACACCAACCCTAACCCAAGCACTTTTAAATTTGCGTAACCCGGAGATGTCCCGTATAACCCGTTTATTTAATCGTGCCAAATGAGTTGGCGAGTTTTTTAACGAGTTCATAGGTTAAACTGGCTGCCATATAAACCCGAGTATGATAAGCTATTTAAATTAAAGTCTACTTGACATTTTAACTGCATATACGGtattgttcattgtgttttagtgattgttttttgctttttttgttGCCTTTGACTTTGTGTAGTTGTGAAttattgattgtttattgttattttgtTGCAGATGTAGATGAATTTTTACGCAATTTGCAATCCaggtttatttttttttgtttaaatacAGTTAAATAAATCATGTGCTTTTGAGCAATTTTATGATATTTGGACCTTTTGTGCCACCGTCATCTGGACTATTTGCGCCACTGTCATCTGGACCTTTTGGGCCAGCACCGTCATCCGGACCTTTTGCGCCAGTACCGTCATCCGGACCTTTTGCGCCAGTACCGTCATCCGGACCGTCTGCACTGTATGCACCAGCACCATCATCCGGACCATCTGCATCAGCACCATCATCCGGACTGTCTGCACCAGCACCATCATTCGGACCACCTGCACCGTCATCCGTACTGTCTGCACCAGCACCGTCATCCGTACCCTATGCACCAGCACCATCACCATCATCTGGACCATCCACACCAGAACCTGCACCAGCGCCGGCCCCTGCACCAGCACCGTCATCTGAACCGTCGGCACCAGTTTCGGATCCTACAGAAACTCAGCCTCCAATATTACCATTACCAACTCAAACTGGTAATCATTCAAAGGTACTACGCTTCACCCtttttccatggattttgttgaTTTGCAGAAGATTTGATTCGTGGAACTTGTCTTTTAATTTATCCatttaaaatttatattaaattattaTACTAGCATAACTTGAAAAAGTTTATTTACTCACTAATAATATGTTAATATTTAATTTAACATTTAATTAACTTTGCTCTTACAAATGACGTGTCACtaagaaaatattttacaattcgGTGATATAAttgcaaaaattaaaaacaaatgaTAGAATATTGTTTAAGTACATGATTATAGAAAAGTGAAAGTATATTGTTTAAAGGCGGTTGTACGCCGCGACCTGTTGACCTCTAAGACGACCCTGGTTAATGGTACAGCCAAAGGGCGTTATAAAAGCTCGGTTGCTTCTTACTATGTGTTTGACCTTGGTGTGTGTCGTCAAGAGAATGCTTGAATGATCATACTACATGATTACCCGCTTCACATGGTTGAACACACGGGGTTCATTACTTTTGTGCATAACTTACAGCCGAGTTTCAACCTGGTTAACTTTAATAAGGTTCAAGGTGACTGTGTAGCAACTTATATTAGAGAAACATAGACTGTTCACAAGGTGATTAAATGTTACTAAATGGTAAATTTGACAATCGGTCAAATGTTGGTTCATGTGATGAAGTGTTAGATTCCAGTTTCTTTTCTGATAACATTAACCATTTGCTTTTCGAGTTTGTTTTTATacgtttattattatattaatcgTGTGGGACTAACTCATCTGTATAGGTTCTTCTTCTTGATGAAATTACGGTTGACCTAGATGTACTTGCCAGGGCTGATCTTTTGACTTTCCTAAAAAAGGAATGTGAAGAGCTCGGTGCTACTATTATATATGCTACACACATATTTGATGGCCTTGAGAATTGGCCTTCACACATCGTAAGCTTTTAATCATTATCCATTTATTTTAAGTCCAATATGCTATCATGGTAACAAAGTTATAATCTTTATTTTAGGTTTATGTTGCTCATGGGAAGTTGTAGTTAGCATCGACTATGGAAGAGGTCAAAAAGATGAGCAACCTATCTTTAATGGTCAGTTTCACTTGGTTCACACGTCAACTTGGTTACAAAATAAATTGTATTACCACattataaagatataattttaCTTAACATTGATGTATACGTTTCTGATAACCCCATGTTAGTTTCAAGCTTGAGAAATAATATATTGACCTaaaaagtcaaagtcaatggAGCAATCAACACAGCTTCTTTGTATTTACAGAGAACAGTAGACCAATGGCTGAGGAAAGAAAGAGACAAGGAGAGCAAGAGAAGGAAAGAGCGAAAAGCAAACGGACTTTCAGAATTTGATAGGCGTGTTGATGGAACAAGGGTAAGTGGGGACCTGGTTCGTGTGGTCAACAACGTTTGTGCTGCTGGTAGGCTGAATTCCACAGTTGCCGGTGAAGAGAATTTCGTGTATAGTTCAAACATGGTTATTAGACAATAGTCAAAATTGAAATCCAAGACAGTATCAAACATCATTGAATCTTACTATGAAGGTTTGTAAAATGGTACCGGGGTACCGGTAGCGAATTTCCGAACCGACATAATTTTCTGCAATGATATTTAGCGTTTTTTGTACCGGTACAGTGCGGTACCTTCAAATACTGGTCTGTACCGGTACCAAACCATACCGGGTATTTTCGGTACGAGTATTGATACCCATTTTTTGGGATTTtaggtaccggttggtaccgagctatCCGTAGGATATAGAGGCTCAGGTTTTAAACAGATTCAGGAAATCATTTTGTTAGGCTTTGTTTAAGACACAGTTAATTTTTGATCTTTTAAATGAAAAGTATTAACGTTAAAGTATATAAGATTACTGATTTATTATGTATCTACTAATTAGTATGGTTGCTTAAATTGCCAACAAGAATAACTATTTGTGTATGGTACAATTTTCGCCATATAGCCGACCCATTGATTGTTCCTTTTAATATTTCTCATTCTATGTAATCACAAACATCATTCTACAACCGATAGAGTAATTTTATGTGGTTTATTTTTGTTCCGGCACTTTTTGCTAAAAAAGTAAGGTGTGTTCGTTCATATTCTTGAATCATTTACAACAAATTAAGTCGGGGATCACAAATGACATTAACAAACAACGACCAGATATGATTCGATGGTGTTGCAAGCATATCAAGGTATGTCGTTGATGATtacattttcttttatttattggCTGGCGTTTTAGCATGGAAGGACCAGCAAGTTTTGGTACCATCTCTTCAAACCGTATAAATACTGGTTGTACTTTAGCCCTGTCATGTTAGAAgtatatcttattttattgacTTCTTGGTTTGTATTTAAACATGTGCAAGAAACTTCCATCTGATGCTGTTGATTTTGTTATGGATGCTATTCCTTTATTGACTAATCTTTTTTCTACCATTACCATAATGCCAAGGTGAGTACTACAAATATTTAATTTTAGCTACCTAGGATGgttaaatgattttttttattaaaatatcaTTATATTTACAAGTTTTGGGGCATGCTTCAGTTTGTTTGACTCAAGTTGCTGAGGTACTTGTAGCATCTCCTGATCAGCAGGACGAGCTTTAGGGTTGTTCATGGTCCGGTTTAGTCAGTTTTTGGGTCAAACATGAACCAAACCGGTAGTCACAGTTTTTGGTGAttaaaaaccgaaaccgaaccgttGAACTATTTGGGCCTTAATTGCTAAAAgtgaaaaaataaaacaaaagaaagaaaaaaataaactGTCCAAATTAGAGGATATAATAATACTTATCCATAATTCTTAAACCAAATTGTTTCAAATATGGACTGTTAGATACTGTTAGTTTGTTACATCAAAAAGAGATGCCCATATACATCAAAACAAAAGATGTTGGCTGCTGTTGTGGATGGTGTCCAAAAGGTTGTTGTCCAAAAGGATGTTATCCAAAAGCTTGCTACCCTAACTTCAAACTGTGAACattcaaaacaaataaaaataggCTGAAGTTGGGCATTCATATATGTGTAAGAATGATAAAATCAAGTTACCTATCAATAGATGTCGTCCGTGCAAATATTAAGCATGCTTGCAAAACCTGAAATAGaagttatatattaattaatgAAATTGAAAGTGGCCCATTTTATAGTTAACACTATTAATTTACTTAGATTAAATTTAGTTGTCCTTTTTTTAtgtctatatatataatatgtgatgatatattataaataaaataaaatatgttcTTACAGTCCGGCCCGGTTTATTATGGTTGGTTTTTGCTATAAACCGTAAACCAAACCGTTTGCTACGGTTTGCAAATATTGAAACCGACCGACCGAAAGATAACTAAAAAAACCGACCGTGAAACTGAACCAGACCGGTTTGGGCGGTTTCACGGTTTGAAACCGAACCGTGAACACCCCTAACGAGCTTTGTACCCATGTATTGCTTAAATGATTTGCTTTTTTAGTGTGCAGCTTTTTGAGATTGTGACTTCAGCAAATGAGCTTCTTCCTTGGTTTCCTAATGGAACCATAACTCTTCATACAAGTAATAATGCAATTAATTACTTACAAATCGTATCCATGAATATATATGAGGAACAACGATGATTTTGTCCATCTTGCTCAAGCTCAAGTATCAAGGGTCTTTAATGTTGGTTTTTTCTCTCCTTTAAATTCCTTGAGCAACATATCcttttatatataatagattattTTACTAAAGTTTATTAATGTCAATTTTCTATATTTTTAACTGTAAGTTATTCCTACCTTTTGTAGTTTAAACTGTGGCTGGCAAGGAGCTTGACAAAAAGGCTATTTATCTTGGTAAACTATTTATTGCTGAGTGGTTAGAAACCAAATGTATGGATACTCCTCGGATGAAGAAGTTATTCAACATTTGTCAAGTGCACTTGTGCTGATGATCCACACAAAAAGATGGATCCAAGATTGGGACTCTCAACATTAAGCATGGCTGTGCTACGATCATTAATTTTTCTTTATAATTATATTACTTTGTTTTTTTGTGTTGATTAATAATTGTAAATTCGTGTGCTGTTTTTTATgcagaaaa
This genomic interval carries:
- the LOC110899995 gene encoding vegetative cell wall protein gp1-like, which codes for MIFGPFVPPSSGLFAPLSSGPFGPAPSSGPFAPVPSSGPFAPVPSSGPSALYAPAPSSGPSASAPSSGLSAPAPSFGPPAPSSVLSAPAPSSVPYAPAPSPSSGPSTPEPAPAPAPAPAPSSEPSAPVSDPTETQPPILPLPTQTGNHSKVLLLDEITVDLDVLARADLLTFLKKECEELGATIIYATHIFDGLENWPSHIVYVAHGKL